GGGCAAATTTATCCACAAGATTATGCACCGATGTGAATAATGTTCCTCCTCCCCGGTTCGTGGGAGTCCCAGACCCCTGGGGATAAGCAGGGGATAAAATTTCAGGTTCTCTGGAAAACCCACCAATATAAGGGTTTTCAGGGCTTTTGAGCCCCTAGGAGGTTTGTGGATGACTACTTCAGCCGACCTTTGGGACCGTTGTCTCGAGAACCTTAAAAAAGACCTGAATCGCCAAAGTTTCGAGACTTGGTTCAAACCCACCAAAGGCACCGTTTCTGAAGAGAAGACCCTTAAGGTCATCGTTCCCAATGAGTTCTTCCGGGATTGGATCCGCGACCATTACCAGCCCCAGATCCGCAAGGCCCTGGAAACCCTCCACCCGGTCCAGTTGGAGATCCAATTCGAGATCGAACCGACCTCCCCTTCCAAGACCCTTGCCGAACCTGTCGCCCCTTCGGCCCAATTGGAGATCATCGAAAAACCCAGGCTTTCCATGCCTACCGGTTCCCGTCCGGCGGGGGATTCGGAGTTCGTCCTCAACAATAAGTTCAATTTCGAAAGTTTCGTGGTGGGCAACAGCAATCGCTTCGCCCACGCCGCCTGTCTAGCCGTAGCGGAGTCTCCCGCCCGTTCCTACAATCCCTTGTTCATCTATGGAGGAGTAGGGCTCGGCAAGACCCATCTTTTACAGGCCATCGGCAATTTCGTCGTGGAACAGAACCCCCAGATCCGGGTCCTCTATATTTCCTCCGAAAAATTCATGAACGACTTCATCCAGGCCATTCAATCGGGCCGTCAACAGGACTTCCGCAACAAATACCGCACAGTGGACGTGCTCCTGATCGACGACATCCAGTTCTGGGAAGGCAAGGAAGCCACCCAGGAAGAGTTCTTCCACACCTTCAACGTGCTCTATGAGGCCCAAAAGCAGATCGTGGCCACCTCCGACAGCCATCCCAAGGAGATCAAGCTGGAGGAGCGGCTCAAGAACCGTTTCGAAATGGGCCTGATCACCGACATCCAGGAACCCGACCTGGAGACCCGCATCGCCATCCTCCGCAAGAAAGCGGAGACCGAGGGCATCCTGGTCCCCAACGAGGTGACCGCCTTCATCGCCAATCACGCCAAGGCCAATATCCGGGAACTGGAAGGTTCCCTCCTTCGGGTCATCGCCTTCGGGTCCTTGACCCGCCAGGAGATCTCCATTGACCTGGCCCGGGAGGTCCTGAAGGATTCCCTTCCCAAGGACGAACGCCCCATCTCGGTGGATTCCATCCAACGGGTCGTCGCCGACCGTTACCACTGCAAATACAGCGATATGAAGTCCAAGAAGCGTACCAAACAGATCGCTTTCCCGCGGCAGATCGCCATGTTCCTTTCCCGGGAACTGACCCACCACTCCCTGAGCGAGATCGGCGCGGCTTTCGGCGGTAAGGACCACACCACGATCATCCACGCCTATGAAAAGATCGAGGACCTGCTGACGACCGACATTACCCTGCTGGCCGAGGTCAACAGCCTCAAGAAACAACTTCTCGAAGGCAATTACTCCCTCTAGATCCCCGCCGTTTTTTCCTTCTTCACGTCTTTCCCGCGATCCAAGTCCTTCCCTTGTCCACATTCCATCCGGAAATTCCCTTTCTCTCGCGGAAGGACCCGATAGAGGGAAGGGTCATGACACGGGTTTTCCACCGAGTTATCCAAAAAGGTCCGGGATAGGTTGGGAACACCGGGGACAAACCCGCATTGTGGTTGCGGGCATGTGGATTTGGCCTATAATACCCACAATTTATTCCCAGGATTTTTACCCGTTTCTTCCCATATTTTTCGGTCAAAACGGGTCTTCGCCCACATTTCCACCAAGCCAACTACTACTACTCTTTTAAGATCATTGAATCTTTTAAAAAGAAGAAGCCTCTTAACCGGGGTCCAAAGGAGCTTCAAAAATGAAAGTTGTCCTGAATCGGGCGGATCTTTTGAAAGGCATTTCGACCGTTCAAAGCGCGGTCGCGGCCAAGAACACCATG
This bacterium DNA region includes the following protein-coding sequences:
- the dnaA gene encoding chromosomal replication initiator protein DnaA, which gives rise to MTTSADLWDRCLENLKKDLNRQSFETWFKPTKGTVSEEKTLKVIVPNEFFRDWIRDHYQPQIRKALETLHPVQLEIQFEIEPTSPSKTLAEPVAPSAQLEIIEKPRLSMPTGSRPAGDSEFVLNNKFNFESFVVGNSNRFAHAACLAVAESPARSYNPLFIYGGVGLGKTHLLQAIGNFVVEQNPQIRVLYISSEKFMNDFIQAIQSGRQQDFRNKYRTVDVLLIDDIQFWEGKEATQEEFFHTFNVLYEAQKQIVATSDSHPKEIKLEERLKNRFEMGLITDIQEPDLETRIAILRKKAETEGILVPNEVTAFIANHAKANIRELEGSLLRVIAFGSLTRQEISIDLAREVLKDSLPKDERPISVDSIQRVVADRYHCKYSDMKSKKRTKQIAFPRQIAMFLSRELTHHSLSEIGAAFGGKDHTTIIHAYEKIEDLLTTDITLLAEVNSLKKQLLEGNYSL